One Pseudoliparis swirei isolate HS2019 ecotype Mariana Trench unplaced genomic scaffold, NWPU_hadal_v1 hadal_128, whole genome shotgun sequence genomic window, ATCCGGATTCACCCAGTCCCAACCATAACCACTCCTTTAATCCCTCGCTCACTTTTATTTGCCAAGAGCGATTGAACACATGTTGGTAACAGCTTCTTCTTATATTCTGCTGTCATGGTTTTAAGTTAGGAGGAAATTTTAACCGGTTATGAAACACTACCTAAATCAACACGAAAAGAAAATTCCTTCCAGTAACTTTTATTAACatgtatatgtttgtttttttgctgctCATTTAATGTTCAGGTTGTAGCAACAGGCTGCTACTGTAAACTGGAGTGTTTCAGCTGATTAGACATCTTGGATAAGGAGTTATTTAACCTTTAGTTTTCTGAAAATTCTTTATGGGTTTAATGTCCGTCAGATGAGCATGCCTTATCTCTTGGATAGGAGGAGTCCATCTCGGCGTTGGAAAAGTTCCCGACTCCTGCCTCCAGACTGGCTCTGACTGACATCCTGGAGCAGGAACAGTGTTTCTACAAAGTCCGCATGCAGGCCTGCTTCTGTTTGGCcaaggtaggggggggggggtggtgtcgTCCAccatagaaaaaataaacactatttctgctttgtaCGTGTTGAGGAAGTTCCACAAATGTTGGACCATCACGCCCTACATTTACTTTGTATTAAAATACATCCCCAGTTCTCCCATTATGAATTCATCCGTCAGGGTATGTCAGTGGTGCACTAatgttgaagtgagtgctgcttaatgttttttagtatttacatattgtgattttttttttttactatcacaggttcaaactgcaccatcttttcactaaatcaatttaaaaagtTGAAAATGTTCCTCGAGGGTGATGGTAGGTCCCGCAGCCAGatcagttgagaaccactgtcccagaccagtggagaaccactgtcccagaccagtggagaaccacttccccagaccagtggaagaATCAttccccagaccagtggagaaccactgcccaacaCCACATCTGTCACGCATGTTCTTATCATTTCACTGTTcgttgagtttatgtctcaactGTAACAAAAAAGCCttgaacaaagttaatgtaatccCGTGCGTTTGATATTCTATCCAGTAATGTGAGTTATAATTAATCTAATTAGATTAAATATCCATTACATCTAATTAGATGCATGTTACAATAGAAATGTgcttatatatttttacatttatataaatgcatgtacaatatttttacACTGGAATCCAACACTAATAAAATGCAAAGCCAGTTAAATGTAACAATTTGCTGGGTATTTAGCATGATCCTGTCActcttaaaacacacacaacttcatATTGAAACcatcttcttttctttgagaGACTGTACCAAATAGTTTGATTTATTTCCATGATTACTTGTTTTTCATGCTCAATGACTTATTTCGAAATAGTGTCTCTGTTCAACACAAGATTCAAAATTGAGTTTTTGTGTGACACTTTATGGAGACACTTAGTTTTACAACTGATTAGATTGTCAGTTGACTCAGAATTTCTTTGGTCGTGGAACTTGTCATTACATCACTCTTCCATTTAATATTTGGGttcaaatgtttttcttttgtagtAGAAACAATATAGTGCAAAGGGCTGCACTATGAGAACAACAATCAGCCTCCCAGCTAGCAATGCCACCCACCGGTTTAACCCTTGCTGCTCCGTtgactaaataataatattctccatTCTGTGGATTCGGTCTATTCCAACTTTAACCCCGCTGGATTTCCGCTATTCACGTTCCACCTGAACCAATATTGTCTCAACATGATAAACTGAGTGGAGGTGGAAATAGAAACACTTCACCTCTTTTAATATGTTAAAGTATTTGGCCAAAGAACTCCCAACAGACTCTCATCGTAATGGCCTTTGGTATATACTGCACAACAGACACTCACAGACCACCAAGTGAATTATGACTGACCACAAATAGACGTTGCTGCATTATGGTTAGTTGATTGCATTTGCTTGCTTTTTACTGGTGGAAAATGTGGGAAGAAAAAAGGAGCAGCCAGAACCTGAGAACTCTGTAAATGGTTGTTAAAACTGACAAATCcgcgttaaaaaaaaacgcaCAAAGAAAATCACAGATATGTCTGTGAATGTGTCCACACACTTTGAAAACCTGCACCCCCTTTATTTACCTTACCAAATTACAACATCCTGTGTAAGTGACTCTTCCTCCTATATTACTACATTAATATACATTCTCCATTATCCTGTTGGAACCCAAAGACCACTGCAGCTGCTGGTGAAACCATGGAACACTCGTGTGTAAATTTTCCTTTTACTTTGTAGCTCAGCTCTCGCCACCGAAACAGACAGTAACATTTTATGCAAGTTACAACATACTCaaagtgtctttttttctgcttcTGCAATATTTCCTAAACAACACCCACAActctcttttcatttttactttCCACAAGCTTTTCAGCATATGGGCGTTATTTTACCGTGATGCCAACTAACCACATGTCTAACCGCTTCTCTTCTATCCTGTGTGCATGGAACCCTGCAGATAGCCAATGCCATGGTTAGCACGTGGCAGGGTCCACCAGCCATGAAGTCCCTGTTTACGCGAATGTTCTGCTGTAAGAGCTGCCCCAACATTGTCAAGACCAACAACTTCCTCAGCTTCCAGAGTTACTTCCTGCAAAAGGTACCATCCAACAACTTCAACTGTCCTTTTAGTGTTTTGTCCACCGCAGAGCACTGAGCATTAAAATGTCCCTCTTCGGACATGTTTTTGCCACAATTCCTCGACTTACAAGGTCATGTGCTACACCTGAATCACACAGTGTTAAATTGAACTGGGAAATATGTTTCTCCATCTTTTACATAGAAATATCATCAAATGagtattgttttttctttattttccatgTCAGACGATGCCCGTTGCCATGGCCTTGCTTCGAGACGTCCAGAACCTCTGTCCCAAAGATGTCCTCAACTTCATCCTTGATCTCATCAAGTATAATGACAACAGGAAAAACAAAGTAACGCTTTCACTTGGATGGCTTTTCACAATGAAATAACAACATAATAACTCAGTATGATGTGGGCCAAACAATACTATTATGACATCAATTCCTCAATTAATCTGCATCTTTTAGCCACAAGGGATGCAGTCTTATTTGAGGTCCAATTAAATGCCaataattcaatttaaatgCCTCTGTAACTGTACACCGTTTTAATATTCAGTTTCACTGGGGAATATGTCACAATATAGAAGCTAAAGATGCACTTGCAAAattgtaatattatatacataattatgTTTAATTGTTTCGTTTTTGAATTTTCAACTAATTGAGTGGCCTCATACACATGGTTTAAAAGCTTTCTTTATTAAAAACCCTAAAAGCATAGCATATTTCATCAGTAAATGTTCCTCCACCAGTTCTCAGATAACTACTACCGTGCCGAGCTGATCGGAGCGCTGACCAACTCTCTGACTCCGGCCATCAGCATTAACAACGAGGTGCGCACTGTGGACAACTTGAATGCTGACGTCCGCCTCATCTTGGAGGAGATCACGCGATTCCTCAACATGGAAAAACTGCTTCCGAGCTTCAGAAACACCATCACTGTCAGGTTCAGAGTTTCAGTTGTTAAAATAATGTTGCTATATTACTTCCTATTGCTGTAAACCAAGTAAAGACCAGCTTTGTACTGGGATCTTGTCTCCTAACAAGCAGCCACTCATTATTTTTAGAAATGTTAGAATTAAGTGTTCCAGCAGGAATTCTGCCACAATAATTTAGGAACACTTTTTTTACAGAGTACAATAACTGTTTTGCAAGAcaccaaattatttatttagtctTGATCTTACGTTAATgcttaaaatgtcagaaaatacaaATGGAAATCGGTCTACTATATATGACAAGTAATATAGTGTTCCGTACATGTATGGAAACACAgaagtatttgtatttatgttgAGATGGAAGTTAAGTCAATTAACATaagacaaaaatatataatttatcttTAGTTGACAAAGTTTCCATACTTATAATCATTCCTTAGGAATTAAAACTAATTATTAGATTGTTGGCATATCTATTGTTAATATTTTGTCAGTTTGTAATTGTAATATATTTTGTAAGGCAGTATAGCTTTAAATTTTAGAATATGCATatccatctgctgctgtcagttaaCAAACAAAGTTAAGGACATAAAAGTTAAAGCGTGAGTCACAAGATTAGACTAATGTATAAGGTATTATTTCTGAATAATCTTTCCAAAAGGAAGAGCAAACAGTTATTCCCTTCTATTAATCACGTTTTAGCATTGATTTCACCCCCCGCCCctgttcctcccctccctctctgcagTTGTCTGAGTGCGATCCGCCAGCTTCAGAAGAACGGTCACATTCCCAGTGACGCGTCACTCTTCAAGTCCTACGCCGAGTACGGACACTTTGTCGACGTCCGTGTCGCTGCACTGGAGGCTCTAGTGGACTACACTCGAGGTAGGACAAATGACTCAACATTTTAAGTAAAAAGTGTTTATATGTGCAAGTTTAGCATGAATCAATCACACCTCTTGTTTTAGGTATGCCTCTGTTTGTTTACATTATTATAGTTGATTTTACTTTTTCTAATTTTTCAAAACTCCATGGACACAGTCACTTTATTAGCACCCAGCGGACTGATCCTTAACCCACTTATCTACGCAATTAAAAATCAATTTTGGTCCTAAGAATCAACATTAGTTTGTGGGAGACTAAACGCTGCATTACCcaaatgtttgtttgatttgattttgtccctgtatttagttgttgttggttctgtcatgtgtctcttttttttttgtgtcccGTAGTTGAAAGAAGCTTGGCAGACCTGCAGTGGTTGCTCCTCATGGTCCAGAATGACCCAGCTCATTATGTCAGGtcagctctctcacacactcatactgtTGCTAATGAAAGATTTGTAAATCTTGTCCTCCCAATTTGTATTTTCACTTCTGTCGCACATTACGCTATTATACGAAACAGGCATGGTGCTAGAACATTTATTGCTCGAGGTTAATGGAGTTAGTGGGGAATTCAGGAAATTGTATTAATTGAAATGAACAAGTTTCTGATTTTGTCAGACTTTGTCACATTTCTTTTAGAATTTACAAAAGAAAACGACATCAACAATCTACAAACAGTTGAATGTAAAAGTAAACAAATGTCACTGGAATTTCCAAATATCACCTAACCGGCCCCTTGACACCTTCAGAGGCCTTAAACTGGATAGGTTCACACTTTTCAAGTATATCTTAAAGCAATAATCACGGACCCAAATGTAGACTTCCTGAAGCCATTTCccgttaagggtgacctctaaAACTTCAGCTAAAGATGAAATGAGGCTCAAAGAAGGAACTTGATACCAACAGGCTCTGACCTCAAACTCCTAAAGCCTGAACGTTGCTTTGCTTTAGGAAGGGATGTCTTTGTGTCAGGAACCAGGATACCTCCTCTGATGCTAAATGACTGACCAATAGCCAGCATGGCGTTTAATTTTCATGTCTGCATTTGTTGTTTCTTGTCCAATCAGACATAAGATCCTGGGTATGCTGTGTAAGAATCCACCTTTCAACAAGACTACAGACTCTGCTCTGTGTAATGAAGCTCTGGTCGACCAGCTCTGGAAACTTATGAactcaggtgagacacacactcgcactcgcACTCTTTATGAAGCGACAGGATGTAAAATCCTCATGACATCTTGTTGTCAACAATCAGTCAAGCTGCCCTCCTTTTTAAGGGATAGTTGGCAGGTACGTAACCATGTCAGTCTGTGTTACCTTGACGCCAAAGGGGAAGCAGTTGGAAAGGAACTGCATGCTCGCCAAAGCCAACAGACAGAAAACAGAGGTTTGCTAGTCGTCACTGTACCAGTGTAGTTTATCAGTCCAAAGCAGCGCAGTTGCCTCCTTCACTGTACCGAATGGCTTTGGAGCTTCATTCATAAATTCTTTGAGTTGACTGAAGCCAAACTCATAACCAGGCAGGTTTTGAACTGCCTGTGTTATGAAAGGTAATACACTAGCACTTTGCTTTCTTAAACATACTGTTGTCAGTGTTCAGGGACCTTCTCTTTGTTTAGTAAACAAAGTGAAGCACGTACAGCATCCATTCTAACCAGAgccccttaacccttgtgttgccttagggtcattttgacccgaatcaatattacaccctccccccgccttaggattaatttgaccccattcaatgtttaatgtcggtgttctttcggtagtcaacaaacaaacataaagtgcctcacacttaaacttggaaaacaatattaattctaataatttcctggaggttttaattgctggcgtcaaattgaacccaaagggtaaaatatgttagtaaatataaaggtaacaggagggtgaaacattgaatcgggtcaaaatgacccaaaggcggggggagggtgtaatattgattcgggtcaaaatgaccctaaggcaacacaagggttaacagtaAGGATATATATACAACCATGCTACATCTGTTATCATCTCATTTATAACTGGTTGCCTTCTGTCATTCAGATGGAGAAAGGCAGAGATACAGTGTCAACATGTGTACCACTGGGTAGATACTGTCAGACACAACTCACGTTCTTCATGTTATCCACTTGCTTCCATCCATATACATTGCTGTACATTCACTTCCAGCCACGTGTATAGTGCGTGTGATGGTGtggttttcatttatttgataaCATGTGGACAAAACTAAAAGATGCCTTTCACAAGTTTTTAAAGCCAAAGGTGACTTCTTTAAATATCTTGTTTTGTGCGAGCAACACAAAGATATTCCTTTTTATAGGAACACTACTACTTTGTCCTGAATGCATGTTGTAAATGTATCTTACTGCTACCTTCAACATTGATATTAATGGGTTTCAATTGGGTGGAAACCTCCAGGTCTAGAAGTGGTTCAAACTTGCATTCTTACTCGGTACGATGAGAAgatgatttattacctcagtaaacatgagtgaATGTGTCAATTTCTAGTTTGAGTctccttcaatacagcatgatgttcatttagtaaatgatggtcccattGAGACTCAAACAGACCAATAAGCAGGGTCCGTTTTAGcagggctaccttgtgattgacagttcGCTACCACAATATTTTTTAGGTGGCCATTGTCCACTTCTTACAATATAAGATGTCCACATGCCAGATCCAAGTACAACTGTATATCTTACAGCATTtgggtgttttttctctctaaaGTCGTATTATCATCATGTTGTCGCCATGTGGTGGGGTTGTTGTTGGCTCCACTGTCCTCTTTGTTCATTGTCAGACACCTCATAAGAATCCAAGCTAACCACCGTCTCTATCGGGAGCTTCTGTtagaataatattaaatattcagCTCCCTGTGccttcattattattttgtcaaaggttaaggtctaCTTTTTTGGGTTCCAACTCCGCCATGTATGCACTCGGTTCTGCCATGTCCTCGGGTTTCGTTATTTTTCTTCCAGGGGGTCCTATGTGTCTCTCAGCCAGCAAGCCAGGCCACAACGGCTCAGTGTgccaatataaatacacatcatGTACAAGTATATGTTCACAATTCCTTATTCCTGAAAGACGCTGGGCTCTTGTTTCGCGTGTTATCTAATTTATTGATTTACAAACTTGAAGGTTGACCGACTATATTAATGTTCATTATCTCAGTGaacttctgtttgtctgtcagCCCATGTGGGTGGCTGCTGGACTGCTGTGCTGCCAGTTTAAATACACAGTGACCAGAgtgtggtacacacacacacacacacagttcctccATGTGTTAAACAGAAACACACGATGATGTTTCATTGGCTGAAGGTCAGTGCCATAACAACATAGCCTCAACTTGCTGCTGCTCGTCATTTATTTCAACCTTCTTCCAAAGCCACTGACTATATTGTAATTGTTAGTCATGGCAGGGTATTCAAATTTCTGCAACTTCTCAGTTCTCACACTCTGCATGGGTAACCGTAATGAATagttaaataataaaagctGTGTCGACATGTTTGTAAATGCTTTCTTATAAATCTACAAATGCAGGATATTCAAGCTACCATTTTTTTGGTAATGCATTTAAAACTTGACTTTGAGATATGATTTTACAGATAATTACGGTCCCATCTCGGCATTTTGAAGGTTGTTTATGAGGTTTTGCCGTAAACACTCTTAAGTCATCTTGCTTCTTcattgttcctctggtgtcccaGAGAATGATGGGGCTGTGAAGGCTTGTATCAACACAGCTTCAGATTATCTTTCTTCTGTAGCTATCTTAGTTACAAAGCACCCATTTCCAACTTATTTGTTCTTACCTTGCCTTTTGTTTTCCATCCCACTGCCCTCACTCGACAACCTTTTCCCCCTCAGGCACCTCCCACGACTGGCGGTTGCGCTGTGATGCCGTGAACCTCTACCACACCCTGTTTGGTCTGACTCGGCCTTCCTGCCTCCCCCTGCCAGAGCTGGGCCTCGTGCTCAacctgaaggagaagaaagCTGTCCTGAACCCCACCATGAAGCCCGAGCTGGGGGGCAGCTCTGTCATGGACACGCCCGCCAGCATAGGCATCCATGGCGTGGGCATGAGCTACTCAGCTGTAAGTGGTGTTGGTGGGGTTAGTGTAGTTTTAATAGGAAATGCACTTTATGAACTACTGACTGAACTAGATTATTGGTTATTTCTTGGTAGGGCATATTCCTGGTTTCTCTGCTAATggtgattcaattcagtttattttgcaaaGCCAAACAttacaaattatcctcagagggctttacaatctgtacatgcaTACGAcagccctgacctttgacctcacatcagatcaggaagaTCTCAAAAAAAAACTTTCGCACCCtcaaacaatagatgtcatgtgaccagatgaacagcttTAGGGTtaaataaacattcaatgaatataacaaatgatgaaggcatggaccacgatccagacctccgcaatccatgagacagaaggaggaagagaggagatgtAATCAGCGAGCTGCTTGGCGGTTCGTTTTCTATGCTACATtaaagtttgtgtttgtgtctgccaGGTGGATGAAGAGCCCGATCCTATGTCCTTgggggtgtgtggggtgggCCTGAAGAGGAAGGCTGAGACCCCGCTGGGCTCCCCTCCAGAGCCAGGACAGGTGCTCCAGCAACAGGAGGAGGATGCACGAGGGGGACGATACAAGATCAGGGTATCTATTCAAGTGTTCTCCTGCCATGTTCTGTTCTAGCAACGTCTCAGCCAAgaagataaatatatagaagTCATGTGAACTGTTTTTATGTTAAAACACGTTATTTGGTTTGTTGTAGTTCAACACAATGGAAGACGAAGATATTGATATGGAGACGGTTCATGACAGTCAGGCCTTCATTCACCATCATCTCAATTTGTTAGAGAGACCCTCCACGCCAggtgagcaaacacacacacacacattcagaacaCTTATTAAACCCCCAATAACCTGGTAACACACCTGCCCTCTCTCTTCCCAGGTAAAGAGCCTCCATCAGTGGAACAGTCCATTCTGTCCATGCCCGCCACGCCCGTGCCGTCCTTCCCCAAGGAGaccacctcctcgtcctccaaaCATGGTGGCGAGCACggccatcaccaccaccaccaccaccaccatgagcacaagaagaaaaagaagaagcacaagcACAAACACAAGCACAAGCATAAACACGAGAGCAAGGACaaggagaaggacagagagagggacaactCTCACGCCTACAGCAACAGCCCGGCCAGCGGCAGGTCCCTGCGCTCGCCATCTCTGTCTGACTGAAGCGTCTGGAGTTCAGTTTCCAACTCCTACTTCGGGTTAACTATGTTGTTTATCTAAAAATTCTCTACTCGGTGCTTTCAACCAACAGGAAGAGTTAAATGGACAAAGTGTGAAGGAAGAGGGTGCTGTTCCATGTGTAATGTTCCAAATCTATTTCAGCACTTAAGACACCACTTCCAATCTGGCATGCAACCATATGCACCTTTCTCCACAAACGGGCAAACGGATATCATGCACTCTGCCTAGACACTACTCGGGTGTGCCTCGTCCACACAGCTCCATCCCAACATTCAGTGAGCGGCTTCCGAGGGGTAGACATGATGGATTGTGATGTGGATCGAACCATTCTGCCTGGACTGGGCCTCTGGTGTCTTTAACGTCCTGCAAACAGCATCCCCCTGATAATGATTAAAACATTCGGATTCCCTGTACAATTGAAACTCAATTAATGctagtgttttcttttaaatagagatatgttttgtataccaACTGCGATCATTGATGATGAAAGCTACTTTTGTGCTCATAGATGTTTTAACTAGATTAAATCCAGCTCAATAAGGCTGGTTTACTCTAGCAGTAGGTCTGATGGTTTTAAACAATGGAAACAACATGCAGAATTCAATGTTGCCCATTTAATTTACCGAAGTAGTGATGTGTTAAAGTACGGGTTTCTTGTTCAATTGGTCTCCTAAATTAAGCTTGCCTTGTCTTAATATgacaaacaaaagacaaagtCCTACATCAGCAGTTATTCCCACTCTACTGGTGAATTATCCTGGGGACCCTCGTCTCCAACGTGCTATGAGATTTCCCATAACAGTAGTTATTCCTCTTGTTCGACACAATAACCTTTACATTGGCTATAAAGACACAGTACAGTAGATACAAACCAGTCATCAAAGAAATGTAGAGGAATGAGAGGATCAAGTATAGAATTCATGGAGAATTTGGGATGCTTAACTGAGGAATCTAGCCCTTGTGTTTTCTATGCGGTAATTTGTTTCGTAAGATTTGttcatttaattgttttttaataaattgaatgcaatttaatttttattaatatttgtgccAAAAGCACGGTATTGATCCTTTGTGTAAAATGGGTTGTGTCAACTTTTAAAGATGTATGGAAGGCTACATGGATTATTTTGATCTCTTCTGTGTCCATGTCTGGTTGTGTGTTGCtgtcagtggcggttcgtccatagggggcgctagggcgccgcccctcttaaaatttgtagatgaaaaaaaaaaaaacatcctgtcaaaaaacatatgccaaatcatttaaatagtaaatataccgtgttgacgcgctaaatgtgtgtgggagaccgtcagcctgtcaacaaccacttaagttaatgtgaaaaatatataatatatcgccatatATAAGCCCTTCCCCTTTTccgaggcgatctaacgtgtgtgtacggcatcgagaaaatatttcagtcgtttcggcaaggaccggcttctcattggcggatgaaaggTGATtccttgggtcgcaaaaatgtgcgctcgttggccaatgacataggctgtgtctactaccgcacacttcacgaagtacactgcaatgcagtgcactacaattcagtgcactgcacttggcggaagtgacggacgcaaatctgttcacggcacccgcgaaattaagccgggagtgacgtatgcaaatctgcttgcgataccctaacccttaaagtgacaaaatgaagcacttcttgccctctgtgtcccttgtttacccctttctccaccccatgtggaaactgcgatacctccacaatcgcggcaggagcctccgccttctggctgaagtcgagatggtatatgtaaatttaattgtgattttgccttaccttcacagcatagcttcatgtagtagNNNNNNNNNNNNNNNNNNNNNNNNNNNNNNNNNNNNNNNNNNNNNNNNNNNNNNNNNNNNNNNNNNNNNNNNNNNNNNNNNNNNNNNNNNNNNNNNNNNNNNNNNNNNNNNNNNNNNNNNNNNNNNNNNNNNNNNNNNNNNNNNNNNNNNNNNNNNNNNNNNNNNNNNNNNNNNNNNNNNNNNNNNNNNNNNNNNNNNNNNNNNNNNNNNNNNNNNNNNNNNNNNNNNNNNNNNNNNNNNNNNNNNNNNNNNNNNNNNNNNNNNNNNNNNNNNNNNNNNNNNNNNNNNNNNNNNNNNNNNNNNNNNNNNNNNNNNNNNNNNNNNNNNNNNNNNNNNNNNNNNNNNNNNNNNNNNNNNNNNNNNNNNNNNNNNNNNNNNNNNNNNNNNNNNNNNNNNNNNNNNNNNNNNNNNNNNNNNNNNNNNNNNNNNNNNNNNNNNNNNNNNNNNNNNNNNNNNNNNNNNNNNNNNNNNNNNNNNNNNNNNNNNNNNNNNNNNNNNNNNNNNNNNNNNNNNNNNNNNNNNNNNNNNNNNNNNNNNNNNNNNNNNNNNNNNNNNNNNNNNNNNN contains:
- the taf2 gene encoding transcription initiation factor TFIID subunit 2; this encodes MLRRGTLKSRVIAGQKADEWVLKGISGYIYGLYLKKTFGVNEYRHWIKEELDKIVEYELKMGGVLLHPTFSGVKEKDNPTPHLHFSIKHPHTLSWEYYKMFQCKAHLVMRLIENRISMEFMLQVFNKLLSLASTASSQKYQSHMWSQMLLSTHAFLKSISNVSGKDISPLIKQWVDQSAVVKFFGSFAFNRKRNVLELEIRQDYTSSGTQKYVGPIKVTVQELDGSFNHMLQIEENSLKHDIPCHSKSRRNKKKKIPLMNGEEVDMDLSAMDADSPLLWIRIDPDMSILRKVEFEQADFMWQYQLRYERDVVAQEESISALEKFPTPASRLALTDILEQEQCFYKVRMQACFCLAKIANAMVSTWQGPPAMKSLFTRMFCCKSCPNIVKTNNFLSFQSYFLQKTMPVAMALLRDVQNLCPKDVLNFILDLIKYNDNRKNKFSDNYYRAELIGALTNSLTPAISINNEVRTVDNLNADVRLILEEITRFLNMEKLLPSFRNTITVSCLSAIRQLQKNGHIPSDASLFKSYAEYGHFVDVRVAALEALVDYTRVERSLADLQWLLLMVQNDPAHYVRHKILGMLCKNPPFNKTTDSALCNEALVDQLWKLMNSGTSHDWRLRCDAVNLYHTLFGLTRPSCLPLPELGLVLNLKEKKAVLNPTMKPELGGSSVMDTPASIGIHGVGMSYSAVDEEPDPMSLGVCGVGLKRKAETPLGSPPEPGQVLQQQEEDARGGRYKIRFNTMEDEDIDMETVHDSQAFIHHHLNLLERPSTPGKEPPSVEQSILSMPATPVPSFPKETTSSSSKHGGEHGHHHHHHHHHEHKKKKKKHKHKHKHKHKHESKDKEKDRERDNSHAYSNSPASGRSLRSPSLSD